In Bacillus sp. NP247, one DNA window encodes the following:
- a CDS encoding 2-oxoacid:ferredoxin oxidoreductase subunit beta, with the protein MATFKDFRNSVKPNWCPGCGDFSVQAAIQRAAANVGLNPDELAVISGIGCSGRISGYINSYGLHSIHGRALPIAQGVKMANRDLTVIASGGDGDGFAIGMGHTIHSIRRNIDITYIVMDNQIYGLTKGQTSPRSEAGFKTKSTPQGSIEPSLNVMEMALTAGATFVAQSFSSDLKELTQIIEAGINHKGFSLINVFSPCVTYNKVNTYDWFKENLTKLSTVEGYDPSNRMMAMQTLMEKNGLVTGLIYQNTKQPSYQELVKDYSEKPLVQSDLNMDQKMFDELVAEFM; encoded by the coding sequence ATGGCAACATTTAAGGACTTTCGTAACAGTGTAAAACCAAACTGGTGCCCAGGTTGCGGAGACTTCTCGGTGCAGGCTGCGATTCAGCGTGCGGCAGCTAACGTTGGTTTAAATCCAGATGAGCTAGCTGTTATTTCTGGTATCGGCTGTTCCGGTCGTATTTCAGGGTATATTAATTCATATGGTTTGCATAGTATTCACGGACGTGCTCTTCCGATTGCACAAGGTGTGAAAATGGCAAATCGTGATTTAACAGTTATTGCATCCGGTGGTGACGGTGATGGTTTTGCGATTGGTATGGGACATACAATCCATTCTATTCGTCGTAACATTGATATTACGTACATCGTAATGGATAACCAAATTTACGGATTAACAAAAGGTCAAACTTCACCACGTAGTGAAGCTGGGTTTAAAACGAAAAGTACACCACAAGGTTCAATTGAACCATCACTAAATGTTATGGAAATGGCTTTAACAGCTGGTGCGACATTTGTGGCGCAAAGCTTTTCAAGTGATTTAAAAGAATTAACGCAAATTATTGAAGCTGGTATTAACCATAAAGGCTTTTCATTAATTAATGTATTTAGTCCATGTGTTACTTACAATAAAGTAAATACTTATGATTGGTTTAAAGAGAATTTAACGAAACTAAGTACAGTAGAAGGATATGATCCATCTAACCGCATGATGGCTATGCAAACATTAATGGAAAAGAACGGGTTAGTAACAGGTTTAATTTATCAAAATACAAAGCAGCCTTCTTACCAAGAGCTTGTAAAAGACTATAGTGAAAAGCCTTTAGTGCAGTCTGATTTGAATATGGATCAGAAAATGTTTGATGAGCTTGTTGCTGAATTTATGTAA
- a CDS encoding 2-oxoacid:acceptor oxidoreductase subunit alpha gives MISQLSWKVGGQQGEGIESTGEIFCIALNRLGYYLYGYRHFSSRIKGGHTNNKIRVSTTEVRAISDDLDILIAFDQETIDFNFHELRPGGIVVADAKFNPTIPDNTDVNLYVIPFTDIASELGTSLMKNMVAVGASSAVLGLDETAYLEVVEEIFGRKGEQVVQKNMEAIKRGSQYMKELLGEKVNMMQLEKADGKKRMFMIGNDAIAFGAVAGGARFMSAYPITPASEIMEYLIKKLPKVGGTVIQTEDEIAACTMAIGANYAGVRTLTASAGPGLSLMMEAIGLAGITETPLVIIDTQRGGPSTGLPTKQEQSDLMAMIYGTHGEIPKIVMAPSTVEEAFYDIVEAFNLAEEYQVPVIFLTDLQLSLGKQTVEPLKLDKVEIRRGKLDLEVELPERENKAYFKRYEVTEDGISPRVLPGMKNGIHHVTGVEHDETGKPSESALNRKDQMDKRFRKMANLQFNNPIYKNAKHDDADVLLVGFNSTRGAIEEAMQRLEQEGMKVNHAHVRLIHPFPTAEIDPLVKKARRVVVVENNATGQLANIMKMNLGNGEKISSLLKYDGNPFLPKEIYNECKKGVVLNGNI, from the coding sequence ATGATTAGTCAACTTTCATGGAAAGTTGGAGGCCAACAAGGTGAAGGAATTGAAAGTACAGGAGAAATCTTCTGTATTGCATTAAACCGATTAGGATATTACCTATACGGTTACCGCCACTTCTCATCACGTATTAAAGGCGGCCATACAAATAATAAAATTCGTGTAAGTACAACAGAAGTACGTGCGATCTCAGATGATTTAGATATTTTAATTGCTTTTGATCAAGAAACAATTGATTTTAACTTCCACGAACTACGTCCGGGCGGAATTGTAGTTGCGGATGCGAAATTTAATCCGACAATACCTGATAATACAGATGTAAATCTATATGTGATACCGTTTACAGATATCGCTTCAGAATTAGGCACATCTTTAATGAAAAACATGGTTGCTGTTGGGGCATCAAGTGCGGTATTAGGATTAGACGAAACAGCTTATTTAGAGGTTGTTGAAGAAATCTTTGGCCGTAAAGGAGAGCAAGTCGTTCAAAAGAATATGGAAGCAATTAAACGCGGCTCTCAATACATGAAAGAATTGCTTGGTGAGAAAGTAAACATGATGCAGCTTGAAAAAGCTGATGGTAAGAAACGCATGTTTATGATTGGAAACGACGCAATCGCATTTGGTGCGGTAGCTGGTGGTGCTCGCTTTATGTCTGCATATCCAATCACACCTGCATCTGAAATTATGGAATACTTAATTAAAAAGCTACCGAAAGTTGGCGGAACAGTAATCCAAACTGAGGATGAAATCGCAGCTTGTACAATGGCGATCGGTGCAAACTACGCTGGTGTTCGTACATTAACAGCATCTGCTGGTCCTGGTCTTTCTTTAATGATGGAAGCAATTGGTTTAGCAGGTATTACTGAAACACCACTAGTTATCATTGATACACAACGTGGTGGTCCAAGTACGGGCTTACCAACAAAACAAGAGCAGTCTGACTTAATGGCTATGATTTACGGAACGCATGGTGAAATTCCAAAAATCGTAATGGCGCCAAGTACAGTTGAAGAAGCTTTCTATGATATTGTAGAAGCGTTTAACTTAGCAGAAGAATATCAAGTGCCTGTTATCTTCTTAACAGATCTACAGCTTTCTTTAGGAAAGCAAACAGTAGAACCACTTAAGTTAGATAAAGTTGAAATTCGTCGTGGTAAGCTTGATTTAGAAGTAGAATTACCAGAACGTGAAAATAAAGCATATTTCAAGCGTTATGAAGTAACAGAAGATGGAATTTCACCACGTGTTTTACCTGGTATGAAAAATGGTATTCACCATGTTACAGGTGTAGAGCATGATGAAACGGGTAAACCATCTGAATCAGCGTTAAATCGTAAAGATCAAATGGACAAACGTTTCCGTAAAATGGCGAACTTGCAGTTTAATAACCCTATTTACAAAAATGCTAAGCATGATGACGCAGACGTATTGTTAGTTGGCTTTAACTCAACTCGTGGTGCGATCGAAGAGGCAATGCAGCGTTTGGAACAAGAAGGAATGAAAGTAAACCATGCCCATGTACGTTTAATTCATCCGTTCCCAACAGCTGAAATCGATCCACTTGTGAAAAAAGCGAGGCGTGTTGTAGTAGTAGAAAACAATGCAACTGGTCAGCTTGCTAACATTATGAAAATGAATCTTGGCAATGGTGAGAAAATTTCTAGTCTTTTAAAATACGATGGAAATCCATTCTTGCCGAAAGAGATTTACAACGAATGTAAAAAAGGGGTTGTATTAAATGGCAACATTTAA
- a CDS encoding dipeptidase: MKIFDAHCDVLFQLWSAKGKKDFQNDSQLHITFEQLKKRKGSIQCFAIYVPETVAYERRFEVALQMIDIFHNEILSLPGMKFIQTKNDINMLKQDEIGALLTLEGCEAIGKETMKLRLFYRLGVRSFGLTWNYANLLADGALEARGAGLTTFGRQVVQELNTLHVWTDVSHLNERSFWDVIEIAQNPIASHSNCHQLCQHPRNLNDEQIRALINRNSIMGVTFVPQFLTNERQANIADILRHVEYICSLGGEKNIGFGSDFDGVLETVVGVEAYRDYESIINQLCKKYSESTVERFLYKNFVDCITF; encoded by the coding sequence ATGAAAATTTTTGATGCTCATTGCGATGTACTCTTTCAGTTATGGAGTGCAAAAGGGAAAAAAGACTTTCAAAACGATTCACAATTACATATTACATTTGAACAATTAAAGAAAAGAAAAGGAAGTATACAATGCTTTGCTATATATGTACCAGAAACAGTAGCGTATGAAAGGCGTTTTGAAGTTGCACTGCAAATGATAGATATTTTTCATAATGAAATTCTATCGCTACCAGGAATGAAGTTTATTCAAACAAAAAACGATATTAACATGCTAAAACAGGACGAGATTGGAGCATTATTAACATTAGAAGGATGCGAAGCAATTGGAAAAGAAACGATGAAATTACGTTTGTTTTATCGCTTAGGTGTACGTTCTTTTGGATTGACATGGAACTATGCCAATTTGTTAGCTGATGGAGCGCTAGAGGCACGTGGAGCAGGTTTAACTACATTTGGTAGACAAGTTGTACAAGAACTTAATACGTTACATGTATGGACTGATGTGTCTCACTTAAATGAAAGAAGCTTTTGGGATGTTATTGAAATTGCACAAAATCCGATTGCATCTCACTCGAACTGCCATCAACTATGCCAGCATCCACGCAATTTGAATGACGAACAAATAAGGGCTCTCATAAATCGAAATAGCATTATGGGGGTTACTTTCGTACCGCAGTTTTTAACGAATGAAAGACAAGCGAATATAGCAGATATATTAAGGCATGTGGAATATATTTGTTCATTAGGTGGAGAAAAAAATATAGGGTTTGGTTCTGATTTTGATGGGGTTTTAGAAACGGTTGTAGGTGTAGAAGCATATAGAGATTATGAAAGTATAATTAATCAACTGTGTAAAAAGTATAGTGAATCAACTGTAGAGCGATTTTTGTATAAAAATTTTGTTGACTGTATAACGTTCTAA
- the spoVS gene encoding stage V sporulation protein SpoVS: MEILKVKATSVPNSVAGALAGVIRERGTAEIQAIGAGALNQAVKAVAIARGFVAPSGLDLICIPAFTDIMIDGEERTAIKLIVEPR; this comes from the coding sequence ATGGAAATATTAAAAGTTAAAGCAACGTCGGTCCCTAATTCTGTAGCTGGTGCACTTGCAGGTGTTATTCGCGAACGCGGAACAGCAGAAATTCAAGCTATTGGTGCAGGTGCATTGAACCAAGCGGTAAAGGCAGTAGCAATTGCAAGAGGATTTGTAGCGCCTAGCGGTTTGGACTTGATTTGTATCCCAGCTTTTACAGATATTATGATTGATGGTGAAGAGCGTACAGCGATAAAATTAATTGTAGAACCTCGTTAA
- a CDS encoding TIGR00282 family metallophosphoesterase → MRILFVGDVVGSPGRDMIQQYVPALKKKYTPTVTIINGENAAGGRGITEKIYRNFLECGAQAVTLGNHAWDNREVFEFIDDAKYLARPANFPEGTPGKGLIFVNCNGTEVAVINLQGRTFLPPIDCPFRKVDELISIAKKRTNIIFVDFHAETTSEKQALGWYVDGRATAVVGTHTHVPTADNRILPSGTAYITDVGMTGPYDGILGMDREAVLKKFLTNLPVRFEVTNGRTQLSAVLIDVDPNTGKAKKIERILINDDQPFFD, encoded by the coding sequence ATGAGAATATTATTTGTTGGGGATGTAGTAGGATCTCCTGGTAGAGACATGATTCAACAGTACGTACCGGCATTAAAGAAGAAATATACACCCACAGTAACAATTATTAATGGAGAGAATGCTGCAGGTGGACGTGGAATTACGGAAAAAATATATCGAAACTTTTTAGAGTGCGGGGCACAAGCGGTTACGCTTGGAAACCATGCTTGGGATAACCGTGAAGTATTTGAATTTATTGATGATGCAAAATATCTTGCAAGACCAGCTAACTTCCCGGAAGGAACGCCGGGAAAAGGGCTTATCTTTGTAAATTGTAATGGAACAGAAGTTGCAGTTATTAACTTACAAGGACGTACGTTCCTTCCTCCAATTGATTGTCCATTCCGTAAAGTGGATGAGTTAATCAGCATTGCAAAAAAACGTACAAACATTATCTTTGTTGATTTTCATGCTGAAACAACAAGTGAGAAGCAGGCGTTAGGTTGGTACGTAGACGGTCGTGCTACAGCGGTAGTAGGTACACATACACACGTTCCTACAGCTGATAATCGTATTTTACCAAGCGGAACAGCTTATATTACAGATGTTGGTATGACTGGCCCATATGATGGGATTTTAGGTATGGATCGCGAAGCGGTATTGAAGAAGTTTTTAACGAACTTACCAGTGCGTTTTGAAGTGACGAATGGTAGAACGCAATTAAGTGCAGTGTTAATTGATGTGGATCCTAATACAGGGAAAGCGAAGAAAATTGAGCGCATTTTAATTAATGATGACCAGCCGTTTTTTGACTGA
- the rny gene encoding ribonuclease Y, protein MSSSTVWILISILLATVGAVVGFFVRKSIAEAKINGAANEAKRILDEANRDAEALKKEALLEAKDEIHTLRTEAELEIRDRRSELQKQENRLMQKEENLDRKDETLDKREQQLEKKEESLVAKQQQIEELESKVGELVQKQQTELERISNLTREQAKAIILGKVESEVSHEIAVMVKESEVRAKEEADKKAKEILSLAMQRCAADHVAETTVSVVNLPNDEMKGRIIGREGRNIRTLETLTGIDLIIDDTPEAVILSGFDPIRRETARIALDKLVQDGRIHPARIEEMVEKSRREVDEYIREVGEQTTFEVGVHGLHPDLIKILGRLKYRTSYGQNVLKHSMEVAYLTGLMAAELGEDEKLARRAGLLHDIGKAIDHEVEGSHVEIGVELATKYKEHPVVINSIASHHGDTEPTSIIAVLVAAADALSAARPGARSETLENYIRRLEKLEEISESYEGVEKSFAIQAGREVRILVKPDTIDDLEAHRLARDIRKRIENELDYPGHIKVTVIRETRAVEYAK, encoded by the coding sequence ATGAGTAGTAGTACAGTTTGGATACTCATCTCCATTTTGCTTGCAACAGTCGGTGCAGTTGTTGGCTTTTTTGTTCGAAAGTCTATTGCTGAAGCGAAGATTAATGGTGCAGCTAATGAAGCAAAACGTATTCTAGACGAAGCGAATCGTGATGCTGAAGCACTTAAGAAAGAAGCGCTTTTAGAAGCAAAGGATGAAATTCATACACTTCGTACAGAAGCTGAATTAGAAATTCGTGACCGTAGAAGCGAATTACAAAAACAAGAAAATCGTTTAATGCAAAAAGAAGAGAACCTTGATCGTAAAGACGAAACGCTCGATAAGCGCGAGCAACAGTTAGAAAAGAAAGAGGAATCTCTTGTAGCGAAACAACAACAGATTGAAGAGTTGGAAAGCAAAGTGGGAGAGTTAGTTCAAAAGCAACAAACAGAATTAGAGCGCATTTCCAATCTGACCCGCGAACAAGCGAAAGCAATTATTCTTGGTAAAGTGGAAAGTGAAGTTTCTCATGAAATTGCCGTTATGGTAAAAGAAAGTGAAGTTCGCGCGAAAGAAGAAGCGGATAAGAAGGCAAAAGAGATTTTATCTCTAGCAATGCAAAGATGTGCAGCTGATCATGTTGCTGAAACAACCGTTTCGGTTGTAAATCTTCCAAATGACGAAATGAAGGGACGTATTATCGGACGTGAAGGTCGTAACATTCGTACGTTAGAAACGTTAACAGGTATTGACCTTATTATCGATGATACACCAGAAGCGGTAATTCTATCTGGATTTGACCCGATTCGTCGTGAAACAGCTCGTATCGCTCTTGATAAACTAGTACAGGACGGACGTATTCACCCAGCGCGTATTGAAGAGATGGTCGAAAAATCAAGACGTGAAGTGGACGAGTATATTCGTGAAGTCGGAGAGCAAACAACGTTTGAAGTGGGTGTTCATGGCTTACATCCAGATTTAATTAAAATTTTAGGTCGTTTAAAATACCGTACAAGTTACGGACAAAACGTCTTAAAACACTCTATGGAAGTTGCATATTTAACTGGACTTATGGCAGCGGAGCTTGGTGAGGATGAAAAACTAGCAAGACGTGCTGGTCTATTACATGATATCGGAAAAGCAATCGATCATGAAGTAGAAGGTAGTCACGTTGAAATTGGTGTTGAACTCGCAACGAAATATAAAGAGCATCCTGTTGTAATAAACAGTATCGCATCTCACCATGGTGACACAGAACCAACTTCTATCATTGCAGTTCTAGTTGCTGCAGCAGATGCTTTATCAGCTGCAAGACCGGGAGCTCGTAGTGAAACGCTTGAGAATTACATTCGTCGTCTTGAAAAGTTAGAAGAAATTTCAGAGTCTTATGAAGGCGTAGAAAAATCTTTCGCAATTCAAGCAGGACGTGAAGTTCGTATTCTGGTAAAACCAGATACAATTGATGATTTAGAAGCTCATCGTTTAGCTCGTGATATTCGAAAACGTATTGAAAATGAACTGGATTATCCAGGACATATTAAAGTAACTGTTATTCGTGAAACACGTGCAGTGGAATACGCAAAATAA
- the recA gene encoding recombinase RecA, whose amino-acid sequence MSDRQAALDMALKQIEKQFGKGSIMKLGEQAERRISTISSGSLALDVALGVGGYPRGRVIEIYGPESSGKTTVSLHAIAEVQRQGGQAAFIDAEHAMDPVYAQKLGVNIDELLLSQPDTGEQGLEIAEALVRSGAVDIIVIDSVAALVPKAEIEGDMGDSHVGLQARLMSQALRKLSGAINKSKTIAIFINQIREKVGVMFGNPETTPGGRALKFYSTVRLEVRRAEQLKQGNDIVGNKTKVKVVKNKVAPPFRVAEVDIMYGEGISREGEILDMASELDIVQKSGAWYSYNEERLGQGRENSKQFLKENTDLREEIAFFVREHHGIGENSGVEDTEDSTRQD is encoded by the coding sequence ATGAGCGATCGTCAAGCGGCATTAGATATGGCGTTAAAACAAATAGAGAAGCAATTCGGTAAAGGTTCAATTATGAAATTAGGAGAACAAGCGGAGCGTAGAATTTCTACAATTTCAAGTGGTTCTTTAGCACTTGATGTGGCACTAGGGGTAGGCGGATACCCACGTGGCCGTGTTATTGAAATTTATGGACCTGAAAGTTCAGGTAAAACAACAGTTTCATTACACGCAATTGCGGAAGTACAGCGTCAAGGTGGACAAGCAGCGTTCATTGATGCGGAGCATGCAATGGATCCTGTATATGCACAAAAATTAGGTGTTAACATCGATGAATTACTATTATCACAGCCTGATACAGGGGAGCAAGGACTAGAAATCGCAGAAGCACTTGTACGAAGTGGCGCGGTTGATATTATCGTAATTGACTCTGTAGCAGCTCTTGTACCGAAAGCCGAAATCGAAGGGGACATGGGTGACTCTCACGTTGGTTTACAAGCACGTTTAATGTCACAAGCACTTCGTAAACTTTCAGGTGCAATCAACAAATCAAAAACAATCGCAATCTTTATCAACCAAATTCGTGAAAAAGTTGGGGTTATGTTCGGGAACCCAGAAACAACTCCAGGTGGTCGTGCGTTGAAATTCTATTCAACTGTCCGTCTTGAAGTACGTCGTGCTGAGCAGTTAAAGCAAGGTAACGACATCGTTGGTAATAAAACGAAAGTAAAAGTAGTTAAAAATAAAGTAGCACCGCCATTCCGTGTTGCTGAAGTTGATATTATGTACGGAGAAGGTATTTCAAGAGAAGGTGAAATCTTAGATATGGCTTCTGAACTTGATATCGTTCAAAAGAGCGGTGCTTGGTACTCTTATAATGAAGAACGCTTAGGACAAGGTCGTGAAAATTCGAAGCAATTCTTAAAAGAGAATACGGATTTAAGAGAGGAAATTGCATTCTTTGTTCGTGAACATCACGGAATTGGTGAAAATTCTGGTGTTGAAGACACGGAAGATTCAACTCGTCAAGATTAA
- a CDS encoding competence/damage-inducible protein A, whose product MNAEIIAVGTELLLGQIANTNAQFLSEKLASIGINVYYHTVVGDNNKRLQKAIELAEERADMLIFTGGLGPTKDDLTKETIASSLDEELVYDEKALTSISDYFKRTGREFTENNKKQALVLNGSTVFANDHGMAPGMGLNKNGKVYILLPGPPKEMKPMYISYVEPFLCKFTTGENIYSRVLRFFGIGESQLEVKVQDLIDGQTNPTIAPLANDGEVTLRLTAKHHDADEAEKLIQHVEDLILERVGEFFYGYDQDFLHYKAIRLLKEKGLTLACAESLTGGLFGNQVTENAGVSSVFKGGVICYQNDVKQQILHVPEEVLRTDGAVSKQCARYLAENVKKLLKADIGISFTGVAGPDASEHKEPGTVFIGLVIKDEPAVVFSLNLSGSRQQIRERSTKYGFYHLFKKLEEI is encoded by the coding sequence ATGAATGCTGAAATTATTGCGGTTGGAACGGAATTATTACTTGGACAAATTGCAAATACAAACGCCCAGTTTTTATCTGAAAAGTTAGCTTCAATCGGAATTAACGTGTACTACCATACTGTTGTTGGGGATAATAACAAGCGATTACAGAAGGCAATTGAATTGGCTGAAGAACGAGCTGATATGCTCATTTTTACAGGTGGATTAGGACCGACAAAAGATGATTTAACAAAAGAAACAATAGCATCTAGTTTAGATGAAGAGCTTGTGTATGATGAAAAGGCATTAACATCGATAAGCGATTATTTTAAGCGTACAGGCCGTGAATTTACAGAGAATAATAAAAAGCAGGCGCTCGTTTTAAATGGATCGACTGTATTTGCGAATGATCACGGTATGGCGCCTGGTATGGGGTTAAATAAGAACGGAAAAGTTTATATTTTATTACCAGGACCACCAAAAGAAATGAAGCCGATGTATATAAGTTACGTAGAGCCTTTTTTATGTAAGTTTACAACGGGGGAAAATATTTATTCTCGTGTTCTTCGTTTTTTTGGTATTGGGGAATCTCAATTAGAGGTGAAAGTTCAAGATTTAATTGATGGTCAAACGAATCCAACCATTGCACCACTCGCAAATGATGGAGAAGTGACATTACGTTTAACTGCCAAACATCATGATGCTGATGAGGCGGAGAAACTGATTCAGCATGTGGAAGATTTGATTTTAGAAAGAGTAGGAGAATTTTTCTACGGATATGACCAAGATTTCCTTCATTACAAGGCAATAAGGCTATTGAAGGAAAAAGGGTTAACTTTAGCATGTGCAGAAAGTTTAACAGGTGGTCTTTTTGGAAATCAAGTAACAGAAAATGCTGGTGTTTCGTCTGTATTTAAAGGCGGTGTCATTTGTTATCAAAATGATGTGAAGCAACAAATTTTACATGTACCTGAAGAAGTGTTGCGCACTGACGGCGCGGTTAGTAAACAGTGTGCTCGTTATCTTGCTGAAAATGTAAAGAAACTGTTAAAAGCAGATATCGGAATTAGTTTCACTGGGGTGGCAGGACCGGATGCTTCAGAACATAAAGAACCAGGAACAGTATTTATTGGATTGGTGATTAAAGATGAACCAGCTGTAGTCTTCTCGCTTAATTTAAGTGGAAGTCGTCAACAAATTAGAGAACGCTCTACAAAATATGGATTTTATCATTTATTTAAAAAGCTAGAAGAGATATAA
- the pgsA gene encoding CDP-diacylglycerol--glycerol-3-phosphate 3-phosphatidyltransferase, whose protein sequence is MNLPNKITISRICLIPIFMVIMLAPFNWGSYTIGDVNLPIQHLVGALIFIIASATDWIDGYYARKYNLVTNLGKFLDPLADKLLVSAALITLVEMQYVPAWIVIVIISREFAVTGLRLVLAGTGEVVAANQLGKIKTWTQIIAIAAYLLHDVPLNLLHIPVADIFIWIALFFTVISGWDYFWKNKDAFVKSK, encoded by the coding sequence GTGAATTTACCAAATAAAATTACAATATCTAGAATCTGCTTAATTCCAATTTTTATGGTAATTATGCTAGCGCCCTTTAACTGGGGCTCATATACAATTGGTGATGTCAATTTACCAATTCAACATTTAGTAGGAGCACTAATCTTTATAATTGCTTCAGCTACAGATTGGATTGATGGATATTATGCAAGAAAATATAATCTTGTAACGAATTTAGGGAAATTTCTAGACCCGTTAGCAGATAAATTACTTGTTTCTGCAGCACTTATCACGTTGGTAGAGATGCAATATGTACCTGCTTGGATCGTTATTGTAATTATAAGCCGTGAGTTTGCAGTAACAGGTTTACGCCTTGTACTTGCTGGGACAGGGGAAGTAGTTGCAGCAAATCAGCTAGGGAAAATTAAGACATGGACACAAATTATTGCGATTGCAGCATACTTATTACATGATGTACCGTTAAATTTACTTCATATTCCAGTTGCAGATATTTTCATATGGATTGCATTATTCTTTACCGTTATTTCAGGGTGGGATTATTTCTGGAAAAATAAAGATGCTTTTGTAAAATCAAAATAG
- a CDS encoding helix-turn-helix domain-containing protein, producing MTELGQKLIEAREAKGLAIDQLHEITKIQKRHLVAIEEGNYDVLPGAFYARAFIKQYADAVGLNGEELLVEYQSTIPQSEKREVPQVSTGQKTQETMQKSSSWPIADHMPKILIVLLVIAFGVVVWFVIQALTGKDDRQVPNAQGEKIEVQKAKDSPLDTKKDEVKAEEPKKEEPKKEEPKKEEQKGQPTGENEIKLVGTDKITSTLEIHNNKALELEITTKNASYIGIKNEAGNDIFSGTLQAGQTQKYDLSTAKEVNLNIGSAPNVEFKLNGQVVTFPLNPEENFHQKFLIKNLGIGQAAQ from the coding sequence GTGACGGAATTAGGACAAAAGCTGATAGAAGCAAGAGAAGCGAAAGGCTTGGCTATTGATCAGCTGCATGAGATTACAAAAATTCAAAAACGCCATTTAGTAGCGATTGAAGAAGGCAATTATGATGTGTTGCCAGGAGCTTTTTATGCGCGTGCATTCATTAAACAATATGCAGATGCTGTTGGATTAAATGGAGAGGAACTGCTTGTAGAATATCAGAGCACGATACCACAATCTGAAAAACGTGAAGTTCCACAAGTATCAACTGGACAAAAAACACAAGAAACAATGCAAAAATCTTCATCATGGCCAATTGCAGATCATATGCCGAAAATTTTGATTGTGTTGTTAGTAATCGCATTTGGAGTGGTAGTCTGGTTTGTTATTCAAGCGTTAACTGGAAAAGATGATAGGCAAGTTCCGAATGCTCAAGGTGAGAAAATTGAAGTTCAAAAAGCAAAAGATTCTCCGCTAGATACGAAGAAAGATGAAGTGAAAGCGGAAGAACCTAAAAAAGAAGAACCAAAGAAAGAAGAGCCAAAGAAAGAGGAACAAAAAGGACAGCCAACTGGTGAGAATGAAATTAAGTTAGTTGGAACCGATAAGATAACATCTACTTTGGAAATTCATAATAATAAAGCGTTAGAATTGGAAATTACAACAAAAAACGCAAGTTATATAGGTATTAAAAATGAGGCAGGAAATGATATCTTTAGCGGTACTTTACAGGCAGGCCAGACCCAAAAATATGATTTATCAACAGCGAAAGAGGTAAACCTTAATATAGGAAGTGCACCGAATGTTGAATTTAAATTGAATGGCCAAGTCGTTACATTCCCGTTGAATCCTGAAGAGAATTTTCATCAGAAATTCTTGATTAAAAATCTAGGGATAGGGCAAGCTGCGCAATAA